AAAGACCAAACGGGACTGGAGCAGGCTCTACAAGAGACAGAACCACCAGTTTTAGCCATCTCAGGCATCGTTGCACTACACGCGAATCACCCCAGTTTTGAGGGGACGCCATTTGTTGCAATTCCTGCTGATGGGGATAAACTGGTTGAAATGATAAAGAATCAGCTACAGAAAAGGTGAAGTCATGGTTAAACGGGCTGCGTTGATTTTGGCAGGGGGGCAAGCGCGAAGGTTCCAGAGTCGCCAGCCGTGGCAAGACAAAGCATTAGCAACGCTTGAGGGCAAACCCATGCTGGTTCACGCAGTGCAAAACGTGAAGCCTGCAGTTGATGAAGTTATTGTTTGCGCCAATGTTGAATCGCGAAGAGAACTTTATGCGCGGACACTCAGGGAGTGGAGGTTGGAGGCGCAGGTTGTGGTGGACCAGAAAGTTGGGCACGTCAGCGGTCCAGTGATCGCGATTTTAACGGGGTTGAAGGCTGCAAATGCGGATTTGTGTTTTACGTTACCCTGCGATATGCCTCTTATGCAGGCAGCGGTGGTGGATTACCTGTTTGGGTTAGTGGAGGATGTAGATGTGGTTGTTCCAATGTGGCCAAACGGCAGACTTGAAACCTTAGTCACGGTGATACATAGACAAACGGCAATGGAGGTTGCGGATGCGCTTTGTCAGCTTAAACGTGCAAGGGCAGATGACATGTTCAGGGGCACCCAGAAAATCATGTTCACCTCGCCAGTTACCCAAATAAAGGCGCTGGATCCAGAACTGAAAAGCTTCGTCAACATAAATGCCCCAAAAGACCTCACTGAGTTACCCACACGCCAAACCCAAGGCACCATAACACAAAACATGAAAGTAAACATCAGCACCCACAACATGCGTGACCTACAAAACCTAAAAGAAGCCGCAAAACTTCGCCGTCAAAACAAAAAAGCTCAGGCTGCAGACCTGTTTTCTGTGTGGGCGGGACGTTTTGAGAGGGAAGACTCATTTTTTTGGGCTGCTTTAGCGCGTGAAAACCAAGCTGATGTCTTGCAGAGTCTTGGCGGTTTGGGTGTTGAGGCTAAAGCGGCGTATATGCATGCAACAGAGGATTACAGGTTGGAGGCGGGTATGCATGAGCAGAACAACTGCAAGCTTCTCTCCGAGCGTGCCTTAGGTGACAGTTTATGGTGTAGTAGTCAAGCGGCAAGACAAGGTTAAGAGAAAAAACGCCTAAAAACAGCTTAACCTTAGCAACGGTCTTGGCTACGTAGTGTGATTTTTTGTTTTCTCCTATAAACAAATGTTGTTACAAGAAGTATGCTTAGTATAATCGCTGTTACAATTCCGCCTATCAATATCGGTGAAAACGGTTCTTCTGAAGCCGCAAAATCAATCTTGACTTGATGCATATTTTCAGGGGCAGCAAACGTCAAAATCCAAAAATCATCACTTGAGAGCACTTGATAGTCTACCTGTGCATCATCCAAGTAAACTCTTAGATGGCTAGTGTTAGAGAGATAGCTTTTAGCTATTGAAACATTCACAAAATCAGCTGCCCCTTCAATGTTAAAGGTGAGCAAAGAGTTTTGGCTGTCAAAATCAAAAGCAGAAACGGTACTGGTTGAGTTCACGTTAATAATTCTTGGAGGCGTTCCTGTAGCAGTGGCATACAAAATACTGGCAGAGTGCCAATGAATTTGCTCAGGTACAACTCCGCGAAAACTTATGTGCGGAATACCCTTGGAGTCAACTGCTAAATAACAAGGCCCATCAATAAGGCGAACAGGCGTGCTTGTACCATTTTGAAGAACCCACTCTGTACCCGTCCAATCAACCACAGGCGTGTCTACCGCTATAGCTTGAATACTCCAATCAATGCCCGTCCAAGCAGCATACATCAAATCTGTACCACCCTTTGAAGAATTATCAACTGTATAAACGATACTGGGAAAATCATAAGCGTCTAAAGCCAAAAAACCCCTGCTGCTCAAATCGACATCAGAAACCACTGTCTGTGTGTTCCAGGCAGCTCCATCCCACTTAACATACAAAATTGTGCTAAGAAGATAGATTGTGTTTTCAGCAACACCCAAATACTGACTCTTTAGAGCAAGAAAATGTAAATTGCCTTTTGAATCCAGAACCATATTCCAGCAGTCGGTTAAATTTAAAGCGTTAAGGACAGGTTCAATATTCCAAGTGGAATTTTTCCATACTGCAAGTTTGACATCTGTCAAGCGCGCTCCGCCTATACTGCTGTTTACATAAGTGGAAGATGGCGTTGCATACATTATGTATGGAACATCGTTTTTGTCTAAGACTAGAGAAAATTGAAAAGAAACCTCTGAATATGAATCGTCTACGGTTTGAATGTCCCAATTTGATCCTGTCCAGCTTGCATATTTTAAACCTTCACCGTAAGTGTAGGTTATGTGCGGATTGCCAGATGTATCTAAGGCAAGGGCTGCGTAGACGATGTTGTGTCCCAATGTTGAGGGTATGGTTTGAGTTTGCCACTCGGTTCCTGTCCAACGCGAATAGAATAATGGTCCACGAACTCCTTGCGTTGTAAGTACATGCGGATTATTGTTAACGTCCAATTTAAGGTCAGTTAAACCACCATTAAATCCGCCCCTGATACGCCAGTCTGAACCATTCAAAAATGCATACCCAGTGCAGCCTATTTGGGGATTATATATTCCACCATATCCTATATGCGGAATACCATTTGAATCCAGTATGATAGCACCATACCCGTTGCCAACGGCAGCAGCGTTTGGGTCCACAATTTCAACATCCCAAGATAAATCTGCACAAACAGGCGCTACCAAGCTACAAATTAACAACAATGCCAGCGAAATTATAGTTAAGCCAGCACAAACCTGCTTTTTTTGCATCCTTAAAGCCCCTAGTTAAGGGGTTTGCACTTTCTATAAAAGTATTTTCAAAGTTCACTGGTTAGTTTTGAGGTTACCAGATTATGCGTTCGGGGCAAGTGTAAATGTTCATGCGTGAACCCCTAACAAACCCCACCAATGCCATGTTCGCCTTCTCAGCAGACGCCACACCAGAGTTAAGCACCGCCGCCACGGATGCCAAGATGGGCAAGCCAACTTTTGCAGCCTTAAAAATCATGTCCCCTGGAACCCTGCCCGTAATAATCATGAAACATTGACCAAAATCCACACGAGCAAGCGCAGCTTCCCCGATGACCTTGTCCACCGTGTTATGCCTAC
The Candidatus Bathyarchaeota archaeon genome window above contains:
- a CDS encoding molybdenum cofactor guanylyltransferase; this encodes MVKRAALILAGGQARRFQSRQPWQDKALATLEGKPMLVHAVQNVKPAVDEVIVCANVESRRELYARTLREWRLEAQVVVDQKVGHVSGPVIAILTGLKAANADLCFTLPCDMPLMQAAVVDYLFGLVEDVDVVVPMWPNGRLETLVTVIHRQTAMEVADALCQLKRARADDMFRGTQKIMFTSPVTQIKALDPELKSFVNINAPKDLTELPTRQTQGTITQNMKVNISTHNMRDLQNLKEAAKLRRQNKKAQAADLFSVWAGRFEREDSFFWAALARENQADVLQSLGGLGVEAKAAYMHATEDYRLEAGMHEQNNCKLLSERALGDSLWCSSQAARQG